A part of Primulina eburnea isolate SZY01 chromosome 10, ASM2296580v1, whole genome shotgun sequence genomic DNA contains:
- the LOC140803262 gene encoding agamous-like MADS-box protein AGL30 isoform X1 — protein sequence MPPCKWVLVFCRILRWVSLKLFLFWPLAVFFIFFPVVSSYFDPSFVGQQRNPVFQFDLFPRMGRVKLKIQRLENLSSRQVTYGKRRAGILKKAQEISVLCDIDIILLMFSPTGKPSIFRGPRSNIDEMIAKYAQLTTKERAKRRLESLETLKRNFKKLDQDVDIEEFLDASTPSIEEMQNRVRMLRDQLTQVHNRLSWWTNPDKIEDVEHLNQMENSLMESLNRIRMQKENFGKYPLVPFDCTSQFLNGMHFSTTASSEQHCQTQSWFPEGESHMMLSNEAHFLSSRDLECAQDASFPSCSSFFGEVKDDNLESSRQQKNEAQNSITIDDYTSSAQLRLPLSQQFPYHPFGSLSFPDVLEAGREANFLPSAMDYQLNGNFELPRSVYNSLQHSLVPTAGSCAISMLNENSYLQPPN from the exons ATGCCACCATGCAAATGGGTTTTGGTCTTTTGTCGAATACTCCGGTGGGTTAGCCTAAAACTTTTCTTGTTCTGGCCCTTGGcggtatttttcatttttttcccaGTTGTTTCTTCATATTTTGATCCCTCCTTTGTGGGACAACAGAGGAATCCTGTTTTCCAATTTGATCTTTTTCCAAG GATGGGAAGAGTTAAGTTGAAGATACAGAGATTGGAGAATCTGAGCAGCCGGCAAGTTACCTATGGCAAACGGAGAGCTGGAATATTGAAAAAGGCTCAGGAAATTTCAGTGTTGTGCGACATTGATATTATCCTTCTTATGTTTTCTCCTACAGGAAAGCCTTCGATTTTTCGAGGACCACGCAG CAACATTGATGAGATGATTGCAAAATATGCTCAGCTTACAACGAAAGAAAGAGCTAAAAG GAGGTTGGAGAGTCTCGAA acATTAAAAAGAAATTTCAAGAAGCTCGACCAGGATGTGGATATAGAAGAGTTTCTTGATGCAAG TACACCGTCAATCGAG GAAATGCAAAACCGAGTGAGGATGCTGCGTGATCAGCTTACCCAAGTACATAATAGATTAAG CTGGTGGACTAATCCAGACAAAATTGAAGACGTTGAACATCTTAATCAGATGGAGAATTCACTAATGGAATCTCTCAATAGGATTCGCATGCAAAAG gaaaattttgGGAAGTACCCCCTTGTTCCATTTGATTGCACGAGCCAG TTCCTAAATGGGATGCACTTTTCAACGACGGCATCCAGTGAACAGCATTGCCAAACGCAGTCATGGTTTCCAGAGGGTGAGAGTCATATGATGCTATCGAATGAAGCCCATTTCTTGTCTAGTAG AGATTTGGAGTGCGCCCAAGATGCGTCCTTCCCATCCTGTTCTAGTTTCTTTGGTGAGGTGAAAGACGACAATCTTGAGAGTTCGAGACAACAGAAAAATGAGGCACAGAATAGTATTACTATCGATGATTATACCAGCTCGGCTCAGTTGAGACTGCCTCTCAGTCAACAATTTCCATATCATCCATTTGGAAGTTTAAGTTTTCCTGATGTCTTGGAGGCTGGGAGGGAGGCGAATTTTCTTCCTAGTGCTATGGATTATCAGCTAAATGGAAATTTCGAACTCCCGAGATCCGTATACAACAGTTTGCAGCATAGTTTAGTTCCTACTGCTGGTTCATGCGCCATTTCTATGCTTAACGAGAACTCTTATCTTCAG CCCCCTAATTAG
- the LOC140803262 gene encoding agamous-like MADS-box protein AGL30 isoform X2 — MGEKIGSFPINLMGRVKLKIQRLENLSSRQVTYGKRRAGILKKAQEISVLCDIDIILLMFSPTGKPSIFRGPRSNIDEMIAKYAQLTTKERAKRRLESLETLKRNFKKLDQDVDIEEFLDASTPSIEEMQNRVRMLRDQLTQVHNRLSWWTNPDKIEDVEHLNQMENSLMESLNRIRMQKENFGKYPLVPFDCTSQFLNGMHFSTTASSEQHCQTQSWFPEGESHMMLSNEAHFLSSRDLECAQDASFPSCSSFFGEVKDDNLESSRQQKNEAQNSITIDDYTSSAQLRLPLSQQFPYHPFGSLSFPDVLEAGREANFLPSAMDYQLNGNFELPRSVYNSLQHSLVPTAGSCAISMLNENSYLQPPN; from the exons ATGGGAGAAAAGATTGGATCTTTTCCTATAAATTT GATGGGAAGAGTTAAGTTGAAGATACAGAGATTGGAGAATCTGAGCAGCCGGCAAGTTACCTATGGCAAACGGAGAGCTGGAATATTGAAAAAGGCTCAGGAAATTTCAGTGTTGTGCGACATTGATATTATCCTTCTTATGTTTTCTCCTACAGGAAAGCCTTCGATTTTTCGAGGACCACGCAG CAACATTGATGAGATGATTGCAAAATATGCTCAGCTTACAACGAAAGAAAGAGCTAAAAG GAGGTTGGAGAGTCTCGAA acATTAAAAAGAAATTTCAAGAAGCTCGACCAGGATGTGGATATAGAAGAGTTTCTTGATGCAAG TACACCGTCAATCGAG GAAATGCAAAACCGAGTGAGGATGCTGCGTGATCAGCTTACCCAAGTACATAATAGATTAAG CTGGTGGACTAATCCAGACAAAATTGAAGACGTTGAACATCTTAATCAGATGGAGAATTCACTAATGGAATCTCTCAATAGGATTCGCATGCAAAAG gaaaattttgGGAAGTACCCCCTTGTTCCATTTGATTGCACGAGCCAG TTCCTAAATGGGATGCACTTTTCAACGACGGCATCCAGTGAACAGCATTGCCAAACGCAGTCATGGTTTCCAGAGGGTGAGAGTCATATGATGCTATCGAATGAAGCCCATTTCTTGTCTAGTAG AGATTTGGAGTGCGCCCAAGATGCGTCCTTCCCATCCTGTTCTAGTTTCTTTGGTGAGGTGAAAGACGACAATCTTGAGAGTTCGAGACAACAGAAAAATGAGGCACAGAATAGTATTACTATCGATGATTATACCAGCTCGGCTCAGTTGAGACTGCCTCTCAGTCAACAATTTCCATATCATCCATTTGGAAGTTTAAGTTTTCCTGATGTCTTGGAGGCTGGGAGGGAGGCGAATTTTCTTCCTAGTGCTATGGATTATCAGCTAAATGGAAATTTCGAACTCCCGAGATCCGTATACAACAGTTTGCAGCATAGTTTAGTTCCTACTGCTGGTTCATGCGCCATTTCTATGCTTAACGAGAACTCTTATCTTCAG CCCCCTAATTAG
- the LOC140803262 gene encoding agamous-like MADS-box protein AGL30 isoform X3 gives MGRVKLKIQRLENLSSRQVTYGKRRAGILKKAQEISVLCDIDIILLMFSPTGKPSIFRGPRSNIDEMIAKYAQLTTKERAKRRLESLETLKRNFKKLDQDVDIEEFLDASTPSIEEMQNRVRMLRDQLTQVHNRLSWWTNPDKIEDVEHLNQMENSLMESLNRIRMQKENFGKYPLVPFDCTSQFLNGMHFSTTASSEQHCQTQSWFPEGESHMMLSNEAHFLSSRDLECAQDASFPSCSSFFGEVKDDNLESSRQQKNEAQNSITIDDYTSSAQLRLPLSQQFPYHPFGSLSFPDVLEAGREANFLPSAMDYQLNGNFELPRSVYNSLQHSLVPTAGSCAISMLNENSYLQPPN, from the exons ATGGGAAGAGTTAAGTTGAAGATACAGAGATTGGAGAATCTGAGCAGCCGGCAAGTTACCTATGGCAAACGGAGAGCTGGAATATTGAAAAAGGCTCAGGAAATTTCAGTGTTGTGCGACATTGATATTATCCTTCTTATGTTTTCTCCTACAGGAAAGCCTTCGATTTTTCGAGGACCACGCAG CAACATTGATGAGATGATTGCAAAATATGCTCAGCTTACAACGAAAGAAAGAGCTAAAAG GAGGTTGGAGAGTCTCGAA acATTAAAAAGAAATTTCAAGAAGCTCGACCAGGATGTGGATATAGAAGAGTTTCTTGATGCAAG TACACCGTCAATCGAG GAAATGCAAAACCGAGTGAGGATGCTGCGTGATCAGCTTACCCAAGTACATAATAGATTAAG CTGGTGGACTAATCCAGACAAAATTGAAGACGTTGAACATCTTAATCAGATGGAGAATTCACTAATGGAATCTCTCAATAGGATTCGCATGCAAAAG gaaaattttgGGAAGTACCCCCTTGTTCCATTTGATTGCACGAGCCAG TTCCTAAATGGGATGCACTTTTCAACGACGGCATCCAGTGAACAGCATTGCCAAACGCAGTCATGGTTTCCAGAGGGTGAGAGTCATATGATGCTATCGAATGAAGCCCATTTCTTGTCTAGTAG AGATTTGGAGTGCGCCCAAGATGCGTCCTTCCCATCCTGTTCTAGTTTCTTTGGTGAGGTGAAAGACGACAATCTTGAGAGTTCGAGACAACAGAAAAATGAGGCACAGAATAGTATTACTATCGATGATTATACCAGCTCGGCTCAGTTGAGACTGCCTCTCAGTCAACAATTTCCATATCATCCATTTGGAAGTTTAAGTTTTCCTGATGTCTTGGAGGCTGGGAGGGAGGCGAATTTTCTTCCTAGTGCTATGGATTATCAGCTAAATGGAAATTTCGAACTCCCGAGATCCGTATACAACAGTTTGCAGCATAGTTTAGTTCCTACTGCTGGTTCATGCGCCATTTCTATGCTTAACGAGAACTCTTATCTTCAG CCCCCTAATTAG
- the LOC140803263 gene encoding chlorophyll a-b binding protein P4, chloroplastic-like yields MATVTTQAYVAGFRPCASKSRFLKGSSGKLNREVSVKPAVSSYRSVKVEAKKGQWLPGLASPNYLNGSLPGDNGFDPLGLAEDPENLRWFVQAELVNSRWAMLGVAGMLLPEVFSSIGIINVPKWYDAGKADYFASSSTLFVIEFILFHYVEIRRWQDIKNPGSVNQDPIFKSYCLPPNEVGYPGGIFNPLNFSPSLEAKEKEIANGRLAMLAFLGFIVQHNVTGKGPFDNLLQHLSDPWHNTIIQTFSN; encoded by the exons ATGGCCACTGTCACCACACAAGCTTACGTTGCCGGTTTTCGGCCATGTGCTTCGAAAAGCCGATTCCTCAAGGGATCATCCGGCAAATTGAACCGGGAAGTCTCCGTGAAACCGGCGGTTTCATCCTACAGATCAGTCAAAGTGGAAGCCAAGAAAGGCCAATGGCTGCCGGGGTTGGCTTCTCCCAACTACCTTAACGGCAG TCTTCCAGGTGACAATGGATTTGATCCACTAGGACTAGCAGAAGACCCGGAGAACTTGAGGTGGTTTGTCCAGGCTGAGCTTGTGAACAGCCGATGGGCAATGCTCGGTGTTGCAGGCATGCTGTTGCCCGAAGTTTTTTCGTCCATCGGTATCATCAACGTTCCGAAATGGTACGACGCAGGGAAAGCGGATTACTTCGCCTCGTCATCGACTCTCTTCGTTATCGAGTTTATCCTGTTTCACTATGTCGAGATCAGAAGGTGGCAAGACATCAAGAACCCAGGAAGTGTTAACCAAGATCCTATCTTTAAGAGCTACTGCTTGCCTCCCAATGAAGTTGGCTATCCTGGAGGCATTTTCAACCCTTTGAACTTCTCCCCCTCTTTGGAAGCTAAGGAGAAAGAGATAGCCAATG GAAGACTAGCAATGTTGGCATTCTTGGGATTCATTGTGCAGCACAATGTGACTGGGAAAGGGCCATTTGACAACCTGTTGCAGCACCTTTCGGACCCATGGCACAACACCATTATCCAGACATTCTCTAATTGA